GCTGTCAGGGTGTTCCAAAGCGGTTGTGCCTTTTACAGTGCCCCAAGCaactgagttttttgtttgtttgttctgtttgtctGACTGGTtggtgggtttgttttgttttgggggagacTGGTTACAGATTCTCCCTTCCTTGTCCTCCATGTTGTGCTTCACAGTCCCTTGACTGGCAGACTAGAGGTTCACACCCCAAATTCACAGGTTTCTTCTCTGAACATACATTCTCCTCAGTTCCAGGGCTTTCTTAAACCATCCAAATTTCACCCAGAAGCATACATTattgcagaaaataaataaacaaaacaaaccatcagAGTTGGAACCTCACTGACTGAGCTCCTTTAAGGGGTTTTGTTTCTTAGTCGGTTTGTTATAATAATAGATTATATCCTTCAGGCCTCTATCTTGAGGAACTCTGACAAGATgggttggtaaaatgcttgccccACAAATGTGAGGACTGAGTTCAGAGCTGCAGCACCCTATAAAGACCCTGCACGGGCTGTCACCccaggggtggggcagggtggcatggggatggagacagaagagcTCACTGCCCAGCCAGTCTGTAGGGTTGTTCTCAgatgtatttaatattttcagcCTGTACTGTGTCTTCAGGGTCTGAGGGTAACAGATTCCATTCATGGATCGCTCTTGCTTCAGATAATCCTTCTACTTGTTCTAAACTGATCTTTATACATCCTTCAGAGTGACTGTTCTGATCAGCGTAGAACTTCGGTGAAAATACAACTTTGGGTTTTTCTCTGACCTTCATAACAACAAGGCTTCCGATCATAAGCCTTTATCAGAAGTTCCTTTAGGTTCTCTCTGTTATCAGTATACAAATTCTGTATATTGCATTCATGGTCTCCTGAGAGTTGGGCTTGAGGCTCCTCTTTCCTAAGGTATGATATGCACCCTTGGTCTGCTGAGTGAATTTTATGAGTGGGGGAATTTCGTTTCATACATGCAACAGTATCCAGCACATAGCTCTTACATTGTATGCATTCATGTGTTCTCTCTCGTAGGCTATCGGCTGTACTCTGAACTGCAGCTGTCAGAGTTTCAAACCTGGGAAGATCAACCATCGGCAGTGTGAGCAGTGCAGGCACGGATGGGTGGCTCACGGTAACTTCATTTCTCCCTCGCATCCTCTCAGCCTTCCTTAATCACTTAAGTTTATAAAGGAACTGATTTCATATCAAATATCTCCTCACATTTTAATTTATACACTGTCTTACTAACTCTATTCTAAATACACCAACTACAGAAGTTATAGATATGTCCCATGCTAATAATTTGCCCCTAATATTTTTTGGCTGAAATATGTTCTGATATAAGTATATCCCTTATTCATGATTtagataaaatttatatatagaCATCCTGCTCATACATTTACTGCATCTGACAATCACGAGTCCCGTGTAACTACTGAATGCTGAAAATGTGGCGTGGCCAGGGCTCCTGGTGGTTGGCATTActcattttctttaaactttgaTTGATTTCATGTAAATAGCCCCCAGTAGCCAATTAGTAACTCCTGTGTTGAGCAGACTGGATTAGGTGGCTTAATTTCTAAAACCGCCTCCCACGCACCAGATCAGGGCCTGAACCCAGATGCTTGCGCCCCAGGCCATCCTCACCTTCAGACTCTGATTTCCGAGTGGCCATTCTTTGAATTCTGCTTTTGTGTCCtccttttctttgcctttccccTGTTTGTGAAGATTTCCCTCAGGAATATCACAAGAAGGGgagaaaattcttttattttagaaatttctgTGAAGACCATGAGTCCCAGTAGCTGTTAAGGATATTAGTCCTTTACAgattcttggtttgtttttttttcttgttgaaacAGACAACTAAGAATATCCCCAGCCGACTTGCTATGCAATGTTTCTGCTAAAATTAGAGCTTTTCCCAATGTCTTGCACTTGATTTCCAGCTCTAAGTAAGCTGAGGATCCCCCCCGTGTATCCAACAAGCCAAGTGGAAATTGTCCAGTCCAATGTGGTGTTCGATATTAGCAGCCTCATGCTCTATGGGACCCAGGCCATCCCTGTTCGCCTGAAAATCCTACTGGACCGGCTCTTCAGTGTGCTGAAACAAGATGAGGTTCTGCAGATCCTCCATGCCTTGGACTGGACCCTTCAGGATTATATCCGTGGTTATGTGCTCCAGGTACAGTGACCTTGGCTCTGTTTCCCTAGAGTACCCGTGTAACTGGTGTAACCCAGTGCCTGTCAGTCATTGGTGGCTGTCCATCCCCTTGGAACTTTTCCTGATGACTTAAGCCCCTGACTCATATTCTGGGAGAAATCCTGTCCTTTTCCTTCAAGATCTCTGAGACTCCAGGCCATGCAAGCATTCCACCTTCTCTTGAGCGTATTCACTAAACCAAGTCCCACAGAAAACCACTTGTTTCATTTGGGTCCTGCCTGTGCTACATATATCGTGCCCAAACTGCCCACTGACTCGAGATGTTCTGCGTGTCAGGTTTTGCTGAGACCCGGAGGTGAGAAAGGGCTCTTACATGCCAGAACTACACAACCAATAGCTCACACGCTGatctccttctctgtcctgaaAGGGCTCTTCCGCTCAGCCCCACGTGTGATATGGTTGTGTTCATATCCTCACCtgttctctccatctctgtccctcttcctctctctccgtTGATCAACCCCTCTCCCGCCACTTCCCCCTCTTCTCACCCCCACCACAGCTCTTTTTAGCTTCCTCACAGTCTCTTCTCTTCTTCAGTGTTCCATCCTTCGAGCCCTTGCCTGTTTTCAGAGTAGCTTAGCTTCTTTTCCCAGGTCATGCCATGGGTGTTAGGTGAAGGGTGTTTCATCTTCAGAGGCAATCGAAGTGTTTTATGAGAAAATAGCATGTTTTCTGAAATTACAGATCATTGTTTCTTGCCGCTGCACTAGGAATATGAACAGactttgtttaaaattgtttcagTAAAATCGGAGATATGTGTATTTTCAAGTCTTAGGTAGActatatcattaaaaataaatactgataATACCCATTTATTAATGGACATGCTCTTCTAGTACTTTTATGATGACATACCCctgtttccctttttccttttcttttttcagatagggtcttATTACGTAGCCCTAGCTGGTCTAgaattccctatgtagaccaggctggtcacaagctcccagagatccacatgcctctgccacttgaatactgggattaaaagtatgcagtACCACAGCCATTTACCCTTGTTTTCTAATTGAAAATCCAGAAGACTGAAGCACTCTCACTGAAAGTTATTTCACTAATATATAGCAGACCAGAAATTAGTACATTTCTTCCCAGTTCCAAAGCTTGTAATCTTTCCCTGAAATCCTGTGTGCACACCTCTGGTGTGGGGGCCTCGACTGACTAGAAACAACTATACATAGAGTAGCATTATGGTCTTACATTATGACATAGATCAATATTTAATGATCCTAATAATCTTGCTTtccagtgttaggattaaaaaTATGGAATCAATTACCTTGAACCTCTGGTGCATGAAATATTTATGATGTTACATTCCTCCTCATCTTCAAAACTCTCACATGCACTGTGAAAATCTCAGTAGGCCATCAAATACAtgttctgtgataaaatatttattgtagtTTTGGGGAAAGTTAGGCCTTGCTAGAGTTTGAAAGATCTCCAACACTCCTGCATAATTACAGCTGTGCTTTATGAACACGGGCAGTAGATCAATACATGCTCATCTGGTTTTTGATGGTAGGTGTTTAGCAGATTATTAAGTTTGAAGCAAATGAAATATATACTTGGCTACATCCAGACTTCACCGCCCCGTTTGTAGTCTTTAGATGAAGATACTACCGTCATTCAAatgatgcatatttttattttagtgaagAAAGTCATCATGCCTCAGGTATGACAAGAATCATACATGACCATCAGCTGGGTTGAAATAAGATGAAAAATGATTTCCATATTTTCCTGACTTGGGTTTGAATgctttatttcattcttctagGCTAACAGTAGGGCCACTGTTTATATTGGTATAGTTTATGATATTCACAATTTCAGGCCTAGGAGAGTGAGATAGGCAGGGATTGAACGCAGCAAGTCCTGTGTTGATCCACAGAAAATGTTTCCCTGTTGTAGTCTGGTGGAGGCTCCGTCAGATGGCAGCTTCCTGGGGAGCAGAGTGAGCAGTAAACAAGTGGACACTCTTTTACAATCTGGTTTGTATCTAGGATGCCTCGGGGAAGGTGCTGGATCACTGGAGCATCATGACCagtgaggaggaagtggccacCTTGCAGCAGTTCCTTCGCTTTGGAGAGACCAAGTCCATAGTGGAGCTCATGGCAAtccaggagaaagaagagcagtcCATCATCATACCGCCCTCCACCGCCAACGTAGACATCAGGGCTTTCATCGAGAGCTGCACCCACAGGAGTGCTGGCCTCCCCACTCCAGTGGACAAAGGAAACCCCAGCAGCCTGCACCCTTTTGAGAACCTTATCAGCAACATGACGTTCATGTTGCCTTTCCAGTTCTTCaaccctctgcctcctgctctgaTAGGGTCATTGCCCGAACAGTACGTGCTGGAGCAGGGTCAGGACCAGAGCCAGGACCCCAAACAGGAGCTGCACGGGCCCTTCTCTGACAGCGGCTTCCTCACGTCCACACCATTTCAGGTTGAAAAGGAACAGTGTCTGAAGTGTCCAGATGTTGCTACCCCGAAAGAAGACAGTGCGCACTTAAGTGACTCCAGCTCGTACAGCATTGCCACTAAGCTTGAAAGGACACAGCTGTCCCCTGAGGCCAAAGGAAAGCCCGAGAGGAACAGCATTAGCGCTAAGAAGGGCCGGGTGTTCTGCACCGCCTGCGAGAAGACATTCTATGACAAAGGCACTCTGAAGATTCACTACAACGCCGTCCACCTCAAGATCAAGCATAAGTGCACTATCGAAGGGTGTAACATGGTGTTCAGTTCCCTGCGGAGCCGGAACCGACACAGCGCCAACCCCAACCCTCGCCTGCACATGCCCATGAACAGAAACAACCGGGACAAAGATCTCAGGAACAGCCTGAACCTGGCGAGCTCTGAGACGTACAAGCGCCCGGGTTTCACGGTGATCTCAGACTGCGGGCCCCTCCCAGGCTACCCCAGTTCGGTGGAGGACTCCAAAGGCCAGCCAGCGTTCTCGAGCCTTGGGCAGAATGGCGTGCTCTTCCCTAACCTGCGGACCGTGCAGCCAGTCCTTCCCTTCTACCGCAGCCCAGCTACTCCAGCTGAGCTGGCAAACACACCTGGTGTGctgccctctctccctctgctgtcTTCCTCCATCCCAGAGCAGCTGGTTTCCACAGACATGCCATTCGATGCACTTCCCAAGAAGAAATCTAGGAAGTCCAGCATGCCTATCAAAATCGAGAAAGAAGCTGTGGacattgctgagaagagacacagtCTCAGCTCAGATGATGACACACCCCTGCAGGTAGTCAGCGAAGATGAGCCAGAGGCCAGCAGTCCTCAGTCAGACCGAGTACCCGAGGAGCAGCACACACAGTTAAGCTCAGAGAAGCCTTTAGCACAAGGAGAAAGACCCTGCCATCTTGAATCTGTGATTGAGTCTCACGGAACTATCGGCAGGACCCTTGAGCAGAccacacacccagagagagaggCGGAGCAGAAGTTAGCATTGACTTCAGTCATGCCAAGAGAGGTGGAGGATGGTGGCCATGAGCGCCATTTCACACCCGGACTAGGGCCACAGATTCCCTTTCCTGACTACATGGAATTGCAGCAGCGCTTACTGGCTGGAGGACTCTTTAGTGCTTTGTCCAACAGGGGGATGACTTTTCCTTTTCTGGAAGAATCTAAGGAGCTGGAACACCTGGGTGAGCATGCACTagtgaggcagaaggaagaaaatcGCTTTCAGTGTGACATCTGCAAGaagacctttaaaaatgcttGCAGTATGAAGACACACCATAAGAATACACACGCCAAAgagacacacgcatgcacagtGGAGGGGTGCGGCGCTGCGTTCCCATCCCGCAGGAGCAGGGACAGGTAAGGTGTCTATCGGCAGCTGTTTCTTTTCAGACAGTGGTTTAAAACTTAGCATGTGTCCACCTGACAGGTCAGGAAAACACTTCTAGAATCCGCTGTTGTAAGTCAGGGGTCAAGCCTGAGAGTATGCATTTCTAGCAAGTTCCCAGAGGGTGTGGGAACTATATGCATTTTCAGTTCCAAAAATCTAAAAGCATTTAGCCACAAAACTTGACCTGGAAAGACATGGTGCTTTCTGTGGTAGATCTCCACTCTTACCTCTTTGAAGGGGTTATGCAGCTTTGGTCAAATTCAATTACTAGTGACTGTATTGATGTTAATTTATTAGTAGATATTCTGATATATTCCAGCACATGTAGCATCCTACCTTTCTAAAGTCTGAGAGATCCCAAATTGAGAAACGTATCTTCTCCCAGGTGTGTGGGATAAAGACTGGTGAGCTGGTTCTCGTGTTAGCAGCTGTGTAAAGGGTGACTGTGTAGAGAGAACAGAGGAAGGGCCTCTCGGTGTCACATAATTTCTCAAAACTAGCCTCATTTCCATTTCATAAAATGAAGACGTCTCTCACGTGAGACCCATTCTCTCGCTTCTAGTCATCTAGCAACATTTGCAGAAAGAATAACTGCTTGATTAGAAACCTTTCAAGATGCTAACCTATTAAAGAATAAAAGTGATTGGCAGCTCCTTTTGGGGCTACTGTATCCGTTCGAAAGTTGCTGGGTTATCATAAAGCACACAGACTTGTCTCAGAGCGCACACTGACGCTTATCTCCTTGGAGCACAGCACtgtgcttttctttgtgtgtgtacttgGGCCACTGATGATGCTCGAGGTCACCCTCTTCCCAGCCTCTGAAAGGAAGAGCAAGCCCACAAAGGTGATCTAAGAAGTTTGCTGAAAGGGTCAGCTGTCTGCTGAAATGCAGTGTGATAAATGGCTCGGAGGATGTGAAAACTGCAATTGTTCTAACAAGCTTGAGTTGAAGCAGGTTAGCACCACCAACAACTTAGTCCAAGCCGTGACGCCTAATTTGTTAAGAGGGTGAAAATGTAAAGACTCCCACACACATTCCTCGCTAGGCCTCATAAGAACACGCTCATTGTCTTtaataaagagaagaaagcacaggAGATATTAGTTAAAATTCCTGCCTTCTGTTGCTAGGATGTTTAAACCAAACCACTAGGGTACCCCTAATTAATGAACCAGTCCTTCTCCTTCATCCTCCAAGAAGAGGAGGGTTTGCTTATGAATAAGATGTTGTTATAAAAAGAGGTAGTCATATCAGTTAGATTATCTTTGCTGTTTATGAGACCGGAGCAGCCTACAGGACCTACTAAATTATAACACATACTAGATTGTAGATCGACAGTTCTTTTCATATGATGCTTAATTTCCATACAGTCAATGTTTCCTTATGTTCTGACCTGTATGTATATAGAAGTCTCATCTATAACAGGATACCATCTTGTATTCTAAATGTTTTAAcactttatttcacattttattccAATAGTCCCCAGATCCATTTATCTATAGTTTTGAAAACACCACTTTAAGCAGGACTTTGTGGACAAGCCCAGGTCCACCGCTTCTGCTAAGTCAAAGTTGAAAACTGCTTTTTGTTTGGTAAAGCAGCTAACTTCCCCTCTTTGAGCCACAGTTCCTGCCAGCAGCAGTTCCTAGGatcgggaggggggggggagaagagagtacatcttaaatgtttatttaatcaGCAACTCTTCTGTGTTAGGTGTTGGGATCCACAATCCTTGCACACAAAAGTCATCAGTCTAGTGGAGAAGACAGTAAAAAGGGATTATAGATGACTATAAAGATTGCTACAGTGGGTTGTAGAGCAGAATGACACATACTACGGCACTAACCTAGGCTCTTTACTATGGTAACAAAGGTCCCTGCATGAAGGGGTCTGTCCAAGCCAGCAAATATTAAATGTATTAGGCCTATAACATCTTTTTAAATCTCAGCTAAGGACCTGAAAGTGTTTTTCTCTATTTAAGTTGTAGAAATCATTGTTTACTGTATTAGGAAGCAAAACTGGAAAAATATGACATACCTCTTTGAGAAGAATACCCACATTTTATGTTAATATAACACGTtaatggagctgggtggtggtggcacacacctttaatcccagcactcgggaggcagaggcaggcggatctctgtgagttcgagaccagcctggtctacaagagctagttccaggacaggctccaaagcaacagagaaaccctgtctcgaaaaaccaaaaaaaaaaaaaaaaaacacgttaATGGGAAACTGCTTTtacttttccaaaataaatatagTGAAATAAatggctttattttatatttttgcaaaTCTCTAATACTTGGTTTAGTAGGAAACAGCTGCTTCTGCACTGAGCCTATTGCAATATCACATTATATCCATTCTGGAAAATCCCCTGAATTGATAACGTTGGTTATGAACTGTAGCTTTGGGAGCTGCTGGAATGACACTGGGGACTAGACTGGTTCACCTGAGAGCCACTGGTCTCCACTGAGTTGGAGTGAGAGGGAAAAGCTGAAGTGGGAACTGGAAGCCAAGGGAAGATAAGGCAGGGGGCACAGATTGGTTCCTGGACCAGAGAGTCTGTGTATTCCTACTATCTCCTGGTCATAGGGGACCACTGGACAGTCAGGAGCTGGACAGGAGACCCAGATATTCACACTGTAGTAGAGCCCTCATGCTCCAGGTTCCGGTACATGTCTGACTTTCTCAGCTGCTTGCGTGTACCAGAATTAATACGTGTCCATCTGCTGTCTGGTTTTCTGCCGGCACATGCCAGCCTTTTCAGTGCGGAACATTAGCATAATCACAGGGCAGAGCCGTAGCTGAGAAGAGCGGCTTGCAAAGTGGGTGATCTCTGACTATAATTTTCACCGTGTCCACAACACGGGCATCCAGGGTAAAAGAAACTATGtaacaaaatatatacatttcattAAATGCAATTAAGACTGCCTTGTACACATACCTTGAGAGATTTAAAATAGgaaatttaattcatttatttagagAGGGTGCTTTCTTGACAATGGCATAATTCTGATCTATAAttgatcatttaaaaatagagacATTTTTCTTGGGATCATTCTCCTGTCACCTGTAAGAGTGTACTCTTTGGTATAAGGGAATTTGTTTGTCTTGTCAGAACTTACCAAGGGATCCCTAAGTAAGAGCAGCATTGATCTTACCAGTTACATCCATGATAACGTGGGGATAAACAGCATATGTCATAATGGATGCTCACCGTCTGCCTGCTAGGAGAAAATCATTGGGTGCGAGATTGGCGGTGTGCTCACACTGCTGCATTTGCAAAACTCCTGTCTGGTTCATCATGAGACACTGCAGCTACGACCTACActagacacacacgcacacacatgcacacacacacacacacagcacgcTTTCCAGCTGGTGAGGTTACCAGCTGTACCTATAGAACTTCCGGAGTGAAACATGAACTCTTGCTCAAGACCAGCCCCATCTAATAGAAAGATGATGGGAAGCCACattaggaatctttttttttaatatttgtttatttattatgtttatttattatattatggaAGGAATATTAttattccttccatgtgtgcccgaaAGCCAGGAggaggcgccagatctcattacagatggctgtgagccaccatgtggttgctgggaattgaactcgggacctctggaagagcagtcagtgctcttaaccactgagccatctctccagcccccacattagGAATCTTTAGTGTTTGACTAACCATATCCAAAGGACAAAAGGAACCAGGGAATG
This DNA window, taken from Chionomys nivalis chromosome 23, mChiNiv1.1, whole genome shotgun sequence, encodes the following:
- the Bnc1 gene encoding zinc finger protein basonuclin-1; this encodes MRRSPSRGGRGAARAGDARREGRLSRGRRMAEAIGCTLNCSCQSFKPGKINHRQCEQCRHGWVAHALSKLRIPPVYPTSQVEIVQSNVVFDISSLMLYGTQAIPVRLKILLDRLFSVLKQDEVLQILHALDWTLQDYIRGYVLQDASGKVLDHWSIMTSEEEVATLQQFLRFGETKSIVELMAIQEKEEQSIIIPPSTANVDIRAFIESCTHRSAGLPTPVDKGNPSSLHPFENLISNMTFMLPFQFFNPLPPALIGSLPEQYVLEQGQDQSQDPKQELHGPFSDSGFLTSTPFQVEKEQCLKCPDVATPKEDSAHLSDSSSYSIATKLERTQLSPEAKGKPERNSISAKKGRVFCTACEKTFYDKGTLKIHYNAVHLKIKHKCTIEGCNMVFSSLRSRNRHSANPNPRLHMPMNRNNRDKDLRNSLNLASSETYKRPGFTVISDCGPLPGYPSSVEDSKGQPAFSSLGQNGVLFPNLRTVQPVLPFYRSPATPAELANTPGVLPSLPLLSSSIPEQLVSTDMPFDALPKKKSRKSSMPIKIEKEAVDIAEKRHSLSSDDDTPLQVVSEDEPEASSPQSDRVPEEQHTQLSSEKPLAQGERPCHLESVIESHGTIGRTLEQTTHPEREAEQKLALTSVMPREVEDGGHERHFTPGLGPQIPFPDYMELQQRLLAGGLFSALSNRGMTFPFLEESKELEHLGEHALVRQKEENRFQCDICKKTFKNACSMKTHHKNTHAKETHACTVEGCGAAFPSRRSRDRHSSNLSLHQQVLSEEALESSEDHFRAAYLLQDVAKEAYQDVAFTPQASQTSVIFKGSSGMGSLVYPISQVHSARLESYNSGPPSEGTILDLSTTSSMKSESSSHSSWDSDGVSEEGATLLEDSDGNCEGQSLVSGEDEYPICVLMEKADQSLASLPSGLPITCHLCQKIYSNKGTFRAHYKTVHLRQLHKCKVPGCNTMFSSVRSRNRHSQNPNLHKSLAASPSHLQ